In the Actinomycetota bacterium genome, one interval contains:
- a CDS encoding disulfide bond formation protein B, giving the protein MTTDTVTLFLALLSIVAEVTVAATVTLHVAARISPTAARWKSAFADEIGPQALVLAFLVAAISMSGSLYFSEGAHFTPCKLCWYQRIAMYPLVPVLGLAAWRRDDGIRPYAATLAALGAVVSAYHVLLERVPSLDSGACDVANPCTIIWVRRFGYLTIPTMALSAFALVVSLVLTRAGQPRRPVQLEGVSDGDDQVASVLVAPPRR; this is encoded by the coding sequence CGGTGACCCTCTTCCTCGCGTTGTTGAGCATCGTCGCGGAGGTCACCGTGGCCGCAACCGTGACGCTGCACGTCGCGGCGCGGATCTCTCCGACGGCGGCGCGGTGGAAGTCGGCGTTCGCCGACGAGATCGGGCCCCAAGCGCTCGTCCTCGCCTTCCTCGTCGCAGCCATCTCGATGAGCGGAAGCCTCTATTTCTCCGAAGGCGCCCACTTCACGCCGTGCAAGCTGTGCTGGTACCAGCGCATTGCGATGTACCCGCTCGTACCCGTGCTCGGCCTCGCAGCCTGGCGGCGCGACGACGGCATCCGGCCCTATGCCGCGACGCTGGCCGCGCTCGGCGCGGTGGTCTCGGCGTATCACGTGCTCCTCGAGCGAGTTCCTTCGCTCGACTCGGGTGCCTGCGACGTCGCCAACCCGTGCACGATCATCTGGGTTCGTCGCTTCGGCTACCTGACGATACCGACGATGGCCTTGTCGGCCTTCGCCCTCGTCGTGTCACTCGTGCTCACGCGCGCCGGTCAGCCCCGGCGCCCGGTCCAACTCGAAGGAGTCTCTGATGGCGACGACCAAGTCGCGTCCGTCCTCGTCGCGCCCCCGCGGAGGTAG
- a CDS encoding TlpA family protein disulfide reductase gives MATTKSRPSSSRPRGGSRGAPPPIHRTPVIGFAIGVVVVLAVVAVIASRGTSPKTDAARGLQQTGPVTISGTPLPQLAGEGADPAVGAPAPQLRGATFAGRPVSIGNDGRPKLVLFVAHWCPHCQREVPLLASWLRSNGKPSGVDLYAVATGTTPDRPNYPPSAWLQREGWTVTTMADDDNQTAADAFGLPAYPFFVAVDGSGKVVARASGELSISSLEKLLDQARQG, from the coding sequence ATGGCGACGACCAAGTCGCGTCCGTCCTCGTCGCGCCCCCGCGGAGGTAGCCGGGGGGCGCCGCCGCCGATTCACCGCACCCCCGTCATCGGCTTCGCCATCGGCGTGGTCGTCGTTCTCGCCGTGGTGGCCGTCATCGCATCGCGCGGCACGAGCCCGAAGACCGACGCGGCCAGGGGACTGCAGCAGACCGGTCCGGTGACGATCAGCGGGACGCCGCTTCCGCAGCTTGCCGGCGAGGGCGCCGACCCTGCCGTCGGGGCGCCGGCGCCACAGTTGCGGGGTGCGACGTTCGCGGGCCGGCCGGTTTCGATCGGCAACGACGGCCGGCCGAAGCTGGTGCTGTTCGTCGCCCACTGGTGCCCGCACTGTCAACGTGAGGTGCCGCTGCTGGCGAGCTGGCTGCGCAGCAACGGGAAGCCCTCGGGAGTCGACCTGTACGCGGTGGCCACCGGAACGACGCCCGACCGGCCCAACTACCCACCCTCCGCGTGGCTCCAGCGCGAAGGGTGGACGGTGACCACGATGGCCGATGACGACAACCAGACGGCCGCCGACGCGTTCGGGCTCCCTGCATACCCGTTCTTCGTGGCTGTCGACGGCTCGGGCAAGGTCGTGGCCCGAGCATCCGGGGAGCTGTCGATCTCATCGCTCGAGAAGCTCCTCGATCAGGCCCGACAGGGGTGA